Below is a window of Scatophagus argus isolate fScaArg1 chromosome 24, fScaArg1.pri, whole genome shotgun sequence DNA.
TGTGCGGGGCAGCTGACATATTCAGGGCGTGTGCGCAGCATAGCACTGGCGCACTTTAAGAAGAATTACATGCGTGGATTGAATACTTTCGGGCGGCGAATAAGTAACATGAAGTCATTTTACGGTACAGAAGCTAACAATACAAAGTCACAggctcctctgtctccctccatgGCTAGCCGGCTAACGCTAGCTTCCGCACTTCAATCCATTCCTGGCTTCCTCAGCAGCACAGATCAATCCATATTCACTGCAGCTGAAGTCTCTCTCACAACAACAAGCTTTTCTAACAGACTGCCGTACAAATTCACAAACTGGAAAAAGACTCGAGAGACAGCTAAGGAAGTGGAAGGGAAGCGAGTAGTGGAATTTTAAAAAGATAGCCAACGTTAGCTTTCATCTCGTCGCATTTGCAGGACACGTCCTGGATGTCAAATCAGCCGAAGCTGTGAAGTTCAAAGGTAACTTCCGGCTACTGCCTTTCAAACTAGAAGTCCTCATTGTGCTGCAGTTAAGTGTAACGAAGTGGAATGTGTTAATGATACGTATATGCAGCCAAGCCATGTTCGATATAAATCACAATAATGTCTTGTAATGCAATAATGAGAAGTGACTGAACGACAGTTTAATCTAACACAGCATACAACCAATGGTGAAGTATaattaagtacatttaaaagtaaGCCTACTTACATTTCACTTAACTCTTTACTTTTCATGCCACATTCTACTTCTACTTTACTGCATGTCATTTgccatttgtatttatttcatttattttattttgaggaTTGTATTATTAGTTGGATCAAAACAATCATTGTGAGGATGTCATGCTGGGTAGTCCTGATGccatttttcattattgtggtcattatatgtgtgtgtgtgtatatatatatatatatatatatatatatatatatatatatatatttatacatcaATTCATGAACATCAGTAGTTGCAGCCCTATACACAATTGTTCGACTTCACTTCAACCATTTACAGGCGTGAAATACATGAGTAgtaataatctaaaataaataatacatgaaATGTTAAAGAAATATAACAGTCACCGGGGCTGTTTTTCTAAATTGAGTACGTTTACCTTTAAAAAGTAGTAAATGTTCCTATTTTCAAAGGCCTACTTTTACTTTAGCGACATATTTAATGCAGCATAATCTATCAGCAAAATCCCACATGATATTTAATACCaaaaaattatagtaatgacATAATTGTGGGAATAAAATTACAGTTATGAGGGGAAAGGGATTACAAGAAAAGTAAAGTCAGAAAGTAAAGTCAAGTTTTAATATAATACATCaataacatattttttatttcattttttttaaacgaCTTATTTTCCCGGCTTTTATTTTGAGTGCAGGAACGCAAGTAAAACGGAAACTGCACTGCTGTTATGTGTTGTGAACTTTACATACTTGAAGGGCTTCATCTGCAGGCACCGCCCCCTCAATTACAGAGAATACGCAGCCGTTGAGAAAAAACCTGGCAGGAACGCCCATTTTGAATTCAGACCTTCCCATTGGTTACTTCAGGCCAAACCGTTCAACAAGGGCCCGAGTGGCTGAAAGGGCTCATTGATGTGTCAAGAATGGGCTGGGGACGCTTTGCCTGAATGAGTCTGTCCCTTGCGTTATAATCTGATGTAAACAATCCAAACAAACCTACAGAATAGCTAGTTTCGAAGTCATGAGGCAGGAAATTGGTGCGATATTTTGGAGAAATCATCGGAACGAAATAAAAGAAGAGGACACAGAATCGGATTTTTCATTGCCACAAGGTGGCAGTCAAGAATCAACAAAGTCAACTAGCTGCCCTGAAATtcccaaagaagaagaagaagaactgtaCTGCGCATGAGCACTGGGAAACTCGGGCAAAATGTCACAATGAATGTATTGTGAATATTACTACATAAGGATaacttctttttatttcatagcATGGCACTCGTACCGTATGTAGAGAACCCGTTACCCGCACTTTCTAAGCTCCACAATTTATCAGCACAATTTCGATTCGCCAACCACGACCTCCGTCTTGCCCAGGACTGGAAAAGGCTCGGGGTGGCAGCAGTTGTATGGGATGCGGTGAGTGATAGTGATACTGACTGATGATAGTGATACTGATGCTTGAGTTTTATAGATattctgaatgttttccagGCAGTTGTCATGTGTATGTACCTGGAGCTGGGGAAGCTGGAGTTAAAGGGAAAGGAGGCAATTGAGCTGGGAGCTGGCACTGGACTGGTGGGCATCGTCGCGGCCCTGCTGGGTGAGTTGAACATGACGATCCAGTTGGAAGACTTTTTAGTGGACATAAGTATTGGCCTTAAAGGTGTGTTACACAGTGTCACGTTTTTGAACCTTTCCAGGTGCCAGAGTGACCATCACCGACAGGGATCCTGCCCTGGACTTCCTCTCTGCCAACGTGAAGGCGAACTTGCCCCCAGACTCTCAGGGGTCAGCGGTTGTGTCTGAGCTGACCTGGGGTGAGGGCCTTGAACGTTACCCAGCCGGCGGATATGATCTGGTGTTGGGAGCAGACATTGTTTACCTGGAGGACACATTTGAGCCTCTGTTGCAAACTCTGGAGCACCTGTGCTCGGACACCACGGTGGTGTTATTGGCCTGTAAGATCCGCTACAAGCGAGATACAAACTTCCTGAGCATGCTGAAGCAACGGTTCACGGTGGAAGAGGTCTACTATGATAAACAAAGGGACATCCATGTGTACAAGTCTTGGAGACCTCCAGCGAAGAGGGATTTGTGACAACTGAGCATTATAACTAGTCAGCTCTCCTTTAGTGACTGCCTCCTCTTTATAATAATGtactgtttttgcacaaaaatcgaataaaatgttcaaaagctAATCAAAGATTaccagaaacacatttattaacaGCTGCCAAAAATGTAGTATTTCAATAGCTCTAACATGATGCactgtattatattatacaAGATGGTGCTGCCATTTAGAAATAGTGAATATACAAACTTAatgaaaagcaacataaaaaaaagcataCTATGTCATGACAATACATAATACCCAAAATAATACAATATGGCATTCCATGATcatgaaaatatgcattttgttctctgtgcagTCACCATCCTTTTGACTTGGTCACACTTTACAGTCCTTTTGCAGGGTGTTTTGAGTTGTACTTAGTGAGATTTGACACCCCACACAGCAAATAACGTCTAATCAAATGCATGATTATGCCTTGATGGCTGCAAAGGAACAAAGCACTCTGATGCCTTGCAGTTAAAAACTGGCGATGAGAGTCACGTCAAAGTAAAAGCTTACAGTCCTGCAGCAACAGGATTTGCCTGTGAGCGTTCATGACACTTTGCTGTTAAATCATGTGTAATGTTGTAGGATTGTATATGCAAGGAAAGAACACATGCCAATTTGTAATCCTGTAAACAGAGTTTGGAGACAAGTCCCCGCTGGTGCCTTAACACGGGCAGACATCTTAGATATCTACCTCCAACTCAAAGAATTTCCTTTTCAGTTGTACAGAATTCAAACTTTGCCGATAACAAAAAGGTGGGGACATTGCATGTTCAAAGACATCTAATACACAAACATACCAGGCAATCCATGATTCGCAGGTCTCCAAAATTTGTTTAGAAACAAGACAATATATTTCCTTTCACTACAAAATAAGTAAGGctcattatttttgatttgaaagacACTAGGAATTGGATTGGATTGGATGGCTAAAGCACTTGTAGCGCCTGCATGTAGTTTAATCATTTTGTTGACATTACATAAGCAGAAGTTCATCTGCAT
It encodes the following:
- the mettl21a gene encoding protein N-lysine methyltransferase METTL21A; translation: MALVPYVENPLPALSKLHNLSAQFRFANHDLRLAQDWKRLGVAAVVWDAAVVMCMYLELGKLELKGKEAIELGAGTGLVGIVAALLGARVTITDRDPALDFLSANVKANLPPDSQGSAVVSELTWGEGLERYPAGGYDLVLGADIVYLEDTFEPLLQTLEHLCSDTTVVLLACKIRYKRDTNFLSMLKQRFTVEEVYYDKQRDIHVYKSWRPPAKRDL